A stretch of Cheilinus undulatus linkage group 20, ASM1832078v1, whole genome shotgun sequence DNA encodes these proteins:
- the ndufaf8 gene encoding NADH dehydrogenase [ubiquinone] 1 alpha subcomplex assembly factor 8 gives MSGSNVWSRSREKLRRFPELFAQCSAEAAAYGKCVAATTTSKQELKKDLCAKEFEALKTCFMNAAKKKVK, from the exons ATGTCTGGGTCAAATGTTTGGAGTCGTAGTCGTGAGAAATTAAGACGTTTCCCTGAACTCTTTGCCCAGTGCTCAGCAGAG GCAGCTGCATACGGGAAGTGTGTGGCAGCTACAACAACAAGCAAACAGGAGCTAAAGAAAGACCTCTGTGCCAAGGAGTTTGAAGCACTGAAGACATGTTTCATGAATGCA GCCAAGAAGAAAGTCAAATGA